In Methanococcoides sp. AM1, one genomic interval encodes:
- a CDS encoding DUF356 domain-containing protein produces MKSFAVIRAEDPNKIKIALHDLEHYGSMKFGSNPKRIEPSYADQLLVSVSGVPLKAKCNSAALVELDTNAGAAISKLRKIHPPAHVVIVSPRHDAFEELADNSELYPEFDRAFEI; encoded by the coding sequence ATGAAATCTTTTGCGGTGATTCGGGCAGAGGACCCGAACAAAATTAAAATAGCTTTGCACGATCTTGAACACTATGGGAGTATGAAGTTTGGATCAAATCCAAAAAGGATCGAACCATCATATGCAGATCAGCTTCTAGTAAGCGTTTCAGGGGTACCACTAAAAGCAAAATGCAATTCTGCTGCTTTAGTGGAACTTGATACCAATGCAGGTGCTGCGATCAGCAAATTAAGGAAGATACATCCTCCGGCACATGTTGTTATCGTTAGTCCAAGACATGATGCTTTTGAGGAACTCGCAGATAATTCCGAGCTTTACCCTGAATTTGACAGGGCATTCGAAATATAA
- the proC gene encoding pyrroline-5-carboxylate reductase: MHLTDKKIGFIGTGKMGESLIRGILGAHSDISIYASDVYEPALKKLNNELGISVSTDNAHTIANSDIVVLAIKPQILKDILARIKDDITSDKLVISIAAGVPLAAIEDELNSDARVIRVMPNIAATVAEAASAICTGSNATREDAEIALEVFRSLGSAIEVPEKLMDAVTGLSGSGPAYIFPVIEAMADGAVYEGLDRASAITLAAQTVLGAAKMVLETGMHPGELKDMVTSPAGTTIRGIHTLEESGIRAAFMNAVIESSTRSKELGK, encoded by the coding sequence ATGCACCTTACAGACAAGAAGATCGGATTCATAGGCACAGGAAAAATGGGAGAATCCCTAATAAGAGGTATCCTTGGAGCACACAGTGATATCAGCATCTATGCAAGTGATGTCTACGAACCTGCCTTGAAAAAACTTAACAATGAACTTGGCATCAGCGTCTCCACAGATAACGCCCACACCATCGCGAACTCCGATATTGTTGTTCTTGCAATTAAACCACAGATACTTAAAGACATACTTGCACGGATAAAAGATGACATCACATCAGACAAACTCGTAATATCAATTGCTGCAGGTGTCCCTCTTGCTGCTATTGAAGATGAGTTGAACAGTGATGCAAGGGTCATACGAGTAATGCCAAATATCGCTGCAACAGTTGCTGAAGCTGCATCTGCCATATGCACCGGAAGCAATGCAACCAGAGAAGATGCAGAGATCGCACTCGAGGTATTCAGATCCCTTGGAAGTGCTATCGAAGTCCCGGAAAAGCTCATGGACGCCGTCACAGGACTTTCAGGCAGTGGGCCTGCATACATATTCCCTGTTATCGAAGCAATGGCAGACGGTGCAGTCTATGAAGGGCTTGACCGTGCAAGCGCTATAACACTTGCCGCACAGACAGTTCTTGGTGCTGCAAAGATGGTCCTTGAGACAGGAATGCACCCAGGAGAGCTTAAAGATATGGTAACATCCCCTGCAGGAACCACGATCCGAGGAATACACACCCTCGAAGAGAGTGGGATCAGGGCTGCTTTCATGAATGCAGTAATTGAATCCTCCACAAGATCAAAGGAGCTAGGCAAGTAA
- a CDS encoding multiprotein bridging factor aMBF1 — MQCEICGTEIKGQAVEVTIDGSQLKVCSKCSQYGTAVKARSPVSRKISPVSPQIRRDVPKKTGQRRDPFAELNDELVDEYDKIIRDAREKRGWSQEVLATKVKEKASLIKKIERAEIIPEDSVRKKIEKTLNLHLTERLGEGEWNADRLNKGTTLGDIVTIKKK; from the coding sequence ATGCAATGCGAAATATGTGGCACAGAGATCAAAGGACAGGCAGTAGAAGTTACAATTGATGGAAGCCAGCTTAAAGTGTGCAGCAAATGCTCACAGTATGGAACTGCAGTAAAAGCCCGCTCACCCGTATCCAGGAAGATATCACCAGTATCTCCCCAAATAAGAAGAGATGTCCCAAAAAAGACCGGACAAAGACGCGATCCTTTTGCAGAACTTAACGATGAACTTGTTGATGAATATGACAAGATCATACGCGATGCCCGTGAAAAACGAGGATGGAGCCAGGAAGTGCTTGCCACAAAAGTAAAGGAAAAGGCATCACTTATCAAGAAGATAGAACGAGCAGAGATCATACCTGAAGATTCTGTCAGGAAGAAGATCGAAAAAACACTCAATCTCCACCTTACAGAACGCCTTGGCGAAGGGGAATGGAATGCTGATCGCCTTAACAAAGGTACGACACTTGGCGATATTGTGACCATCAAGAAAAAATAA
- a CDS encoding proteasome-activating nucleotidase, whose amino-acid sequence MSETIDDEPRNDNYGFHSIGNNAGDFVSGSDEDFSKYLLDRMKQLESRNTLLKDQCGQMESEKRFMESQKLKYERESHRLQTELDQLKSVPLVVANVVDVFDDEKVLIRSSTGPQFLVKASLELDKDVLVPGIRVALNQQTLAVVEVIPESDEPVVSAMEVIDSQEVDYSQIGGLDDQIREISESVELPLTRPESFVRIGISPPKGVMLYGPPGTGKTLLAKAVAHRTHATFIRVVGSELVQKYIGDGAKLVRDIFEMARKKAPAIIFIDELDAIAATRLNDTNGADREVQRTLMQLLAEMDGFDNRGDVRIIAATNRPDVLDPAIVRPGRFDRVIEIPLPDQVGREAIFRIHTDRLSIDGNVDHAKLAKLTEGASGADIGAIVMEGGMFAVRQNNDSISMSNLVEAVEKVMSSPDVITDQSLQMFS is encoded by the coding sequence ATGAGTGAAACAATAGATGATGAACCAAGAAACGATAACTACGGCTTTCATAGTATTGGTAATAATGCCGGAGATTTCGTTTCCGGAAGCGACGAGGACTTTTCTAAATATCTGCTGGACCGAATGAAACAGCTGGAGTCTCGCAACACGCTTCTTAAAGACCAATGTGGGCAGATGGAGTCTGAAAAGCGCTTTATGGAATCCCAAAAGCTCAAGTATGAACGTGAATCTCACCGACTCCAGACGGAGCTGGATCAGTTGAAATCCGTGCCTCTGGTAGTTGCAAATGTGGTTGATGTTTTTGATGATGAAAAGGTTCTGATCAGAAGCAGTACCGGTCCGCAATTTCTTGTAAAGGCTTCTCTGGAACTTGATAAGGACGTTCTGGTTCCTGGTATCAGGGTAGCTTTGAACCAGCAGACATTAGCTGTTGTTGAGGTTATTCCCGAATCCGATGAACCTGTTGTATCTGCTATGGAAGTGATCGACTCTCAGGAAGTAGATTATTCTCAGATAGGTGGACTTGATGACCAGATAAGGGAGATCAGTGAATCGGTGGAGCTTCCTCTCACAAGGCCGGAATCCTTTGTGCGCATAGGCATCTCCCCGCCTAAAGGGGTAATGCTTTATGGTCCTCCCGGAACCGGGAAAACGCTGCTTGCCAAAGCGGTGGCGCACAGGACGCATGCTACTTTCATAAGGGTGGTCGGTTCTGAACTTGTACAGAAATACATCGGTGATGGTGCAAAACTTGTACGTGACATCTTCGAGATGGCAAGAAAGAAAGCACCTGCGATCATATTTATCGATGAACTGGATGCCATTGCTGCTACACGTTTGAATGATACCAATGGTGCGGACCGCGAGGTGCAGCGAACTCTTATGCAACTGCTTGCTGAGATGGATGGCTTTGATAACAGGGGAGATGTTCGTATTATAGCTGCAACCAATCGTCCGGATGTGCTTGATCCGGCAATAGTCCGCCCGGGAAGGTTCGATCGTGTGATCGAAATTCCTCTTCCTGATCAGGTAGGGCGTGAGGCGATATTCCGCATTCATACTGACCGGCTTTCGATCGATGGAAATGTTGATCATGCGAAACTGGCCAAACTTACCGAAGGTGCAAGTGGTGCGGATATAGGTGCTATTGTCATGGAGGGTGGCATGTTCGCGGTTCGCCAGAACAATGACAGTATCAGTATGTCTAACCTGGTTGAAGCTGTGGAAAAGGTCATGTCATCACCTGATGTCATAACTGACCAGTCATTGCAGATGTTCTCATAA
- a CDS encoding DUF99 family protein yields MSLAFHIKPEIRILGIDDSALIRDNILIVGAFFRGGQWLDGVMRSEVTRDGLDATDRIVEMVTSSKHYDQIRIIMLDGVTYGGFNPVDIVKLNEKTGIPVIVLMREVPDLEKIKRALHHLPDADKRLQMMMRAGRVIRTISKETSNPVFIQCAGIEPCLACEVVRLSSTRGNIPEPLRIAHMIATGIVCGESRGKA; encoded by the coding sequence GTGAGCTTGGCTTTTCATATCAAACCGGAGATAAGGATACTCGGCATCGATGATTCTGCGCTGATACGTGACAACATACTGATAGTCGGGGCTTTTTTCCGGGGCGGGCAATGGCTGGACGGAGTGATGCGTTCCGAGGTCACCCGGGATGGTCTGGATGCTACCGACAGGATAGTGGAAATGGTCACTTCCAGCAAGCACTATGATCAGATAAGGATCATTATGCTGGACGGTGTAACCTACGGCGGTTTTAATCCGGTGGACATTGTAAAGTTGAACGAGAAAACTGGTATTCCTGTTATTGTTCTTATGCGTGAGGTCCCGGATCTTGAAAAAATAAAAAGGGCACTGCATCATCTGCCGGATGCCGATAAGCGGTTACAGATGATGATGCGCGCAGGTCGGGTCATCAGGACAATATCAAAGGAAACCTCAAATCCTGTCTTCATTCAGTGTGCAGGCATTGAACCCTGCCTGGCATGTGAGGTAGTCCGGCTGTCTTCTACTAGGGGTAACATTCCCGAACCACTGCGTATTGCTCACATGATCGCCACAGGCATTGTTTGTGGCGAGTCAAGGGGAAAGGCCTGA
- the glmM gene encoding phosphoglucosamine mutase translates to MAFFGTNGVRGIANEYITPQLAIDVAKSLGTYMGSKGIIAVGRDTRISGEMLKSAAIAGALSTGVTVIDIGTAPIPAIQYYVRDHADAGIGVTASHNPREYNGIKLVAGDGSEFSREGEKVVENIYMSKEFSTANWDRTGNFHIDNNANEYYMNGIINSVNAENIREKKFKIVVDTGCGAGSLTLPFLLRRLGCEVITLNAQIDGTFPWRNPEPTPDVLTELADIVKSRGADMGVAQDGDADRAVFFDENGDFIDEEILLSMMAKYILENNKGPIVTPVSSSQRMLDVAEEAEVELHWTAVGSINVARKMMETGAVFGGEGNGGLIFPEHQYCRDGAMAAAKLLEIMASGKTLSSLVKSVPEYFNSKTKIRCSELQAAMESIKEHVIGGKYEVDTTDGVKVWHEDGWLLIRPSGTEPIIRIFAEAKSKERAEELMNEGVELVEKCKA, encoded by the coding sequence ATGGCATTTTTCGGTACAAACGGAGTAAGGGGCATTGCCAATGAATACATCACACCACAGCTTGCAATAGATGTTGCAAAAAGCCTTGGGACCTATATGGGCTCAAAGGGAATTATCGCTGTCGGACGTGACACAAGAATATCCGGAGAGATGCTTAAGTCTGCAGCTATCGCAGGAGCACTTTCCACAGGAGTGACAGTCATCGACATAGGCACCGCACCAATACCTGCAATACAGTACTATGTAAGGGACCATGCTGATGCAGGTATCGGAGTTACCGCATCCCACAATCCCAGAGAATACAATGGGATAAAGCTGGTTGCAGGAGATGGAAGCGAATTCTCACGCGAAGGGGAGAAAGTTGTCGAAAATATATACATGTCAAAGGAGTTCTCCACCGCAAACTGGGACAGGACAGGCAACTTTCACATAGACAACAATGCCAACGAATACTACATGAACGGCATAATAAATTCAGTGAATGCTGAAAATATAAGGGAAAAGAAGTTCAAGATCGTTGTGGATACCGGCTGCGGCGCAGGATCCCTCACACTACCATTCCTGCTCAGGAGACTTGGATGTGAGGTCATCACGCTTAATGCGCAGATCGATGGGACGTTCCCATGGCGCAACCCTGAACCTACACCCGATGTCCTGACAGAGCTTGCAGACATTGTGAAGAGCAGAGGTGCAGACATGGGTGTCGCACAGGATGGGGATGCTGACAGAGCAGTTTTCTTCGATGAGAACGGGGATTTCATTGATGAGGAGATCCTCCTTTCCATGATGGCAAAATATATCCTGGAAAATAACAAAGGCCCTATCGTTACACCTGTAAGCTCATCCCAGCGTATGCTTGACGTTGCTGAAGAAGCAGAGGTCGAGCTTCACTGGACAGCCGTCGGTTCCATCAATGTGGCAAGAAAGATGATGGAAACCGGTGCGGTCTTTGGAGGAGAAGGTAATGGCGGACTTATCTTCCCGGAGCACCAGTATTGCCGTGACGGCGCCATGGCGGCTGCAAAGCTACTTGAGATAATGGCATCCGGAAAAACGTTATCATCCCTTGTGAAAAGCGTTCCTGAATACTTCAATTCCAAGACAAAGATCCGCTGCAGTGAACTTCAGGCAGCCATGGAGAGCATAAAGGAACACGTCATAGGTGGAAAATACGAAGTTGATACAACCGATGGTGTAAAGGTCTGGCACGAGGACGGCTGGTTGCTTATCAGGCCATCCGGAACCGAACCGATCATTCGCATATTTGCGGAAGCAAAATCAAAGGAAAGAGCTGAAGAGCTCATGAACGAAGGTGTGGAACTGGTAGAAAAATGTAAGGCCTGA
- a CDS encoding signal recognition particle protein Srp19 encodes MSSNLCHMMMRDKGKLVIWPANLDRSRSRKGGRIISRKSSVEKPDLRELSKAAEKLNLNPEVEADKKYPRSWWEGSGRILVDNEEPKTMVARKIAKAIKEARGG; translated from the coding sequence ATGAGTTCTAATCTATGCCACATGATGATGCGTGACAAAGGGAAACTGGTTATCTGGCCGGCAAACCTGGACAGGTCCAGGTCCAGAAAGGGTGGCAGGATCATCTCCAGGAAAAGCTCTGTGGAGAAACCCGATCTCAGGGAACTCTCTAAAGCTGCTGAGAAGTTGAACCTGAACCCTGAGGTAGAAGCTGATAAAAAATATCCTCGTTCATGGTGGGAAGGAAGCGGGCGTATCCTGGTTGATAATGAAGAACCAAAGACCATGGTTGCGAGAAAGATCGCAAAAGCAATTAAAGAAGCACGTGGCGGCTGA
- a CDS encoding preprotein translocase subunit Sec61beta: MAKQKSSGNGLMSSAGLMRYYDADKRAIHLQPKSVMIFGAVCGIVILALSAGFGLWP, from the coding sequence ATGGCTAAACAAAAATCTAGCGGAAATGGACTTATGTCATCCGCAGGTCTCATGAGATATTATGATGCAGATAAAAGAGCAATTCACCTGCAACCAAAGTCAGTTATGATCTTTGGAGCAGTCTGTGGAATTGTTATTCTTGCATTAAGTGCAGGTTTTGGCCTCTGGCCATAA
- a CDS encoding S-methyl-5-thioribose-1-phosphate isomerase, producing MRTIDWNDETKNITLVDQTYLPKELKIIECDNLASICEAIRSLRVRGAPALAAAGGFGMALAVTLSSATSMEMLLKDLKVAGDTLKATRPTAVNLGWAVNRVLKATEDAYDLDSIQDIVISEAIRIADEDVKVNKAIGKHGHKLLEDGDRVMTHCNAGRMACVDWGTALGVIRSAVEKGKEIEVIACETRPLNQGSRITTWELMQDNIPVTLITDSMSGHVMKNGMVDKIIVGADRITQDVVFNKIGTYTHSVLAREHEIPFFVAAPVSTFDPNGWEETVKIEERDADELRYIGSEQIAPANVRVYNPAFDATPMENITAIVTEKGIFQPPFLLDEVIM from the coding sequence ATGAGAACAATAGACTGGAATGATGAAACCAAAAATATCACACTGGTAGACCAGACGTACCTGCCAAAAGAGCTCAAGATCATTGAATGCGATAACCTTGCCTCAATTTGTGAAGCTATCAGGTCACTAAGGGTAAGGGGTGCTCCTGCCCTCGCAGCAGCCGGCGGGTTTGGAATGGCACTTGCGGTAACTCTCAGCAGTGCAACATCCATGGAAATGTTGCTCAAGGACCTGAAGGTCGCCGGTGACACCCTCAAGGCAACACGACCTACCGCTGTGAACCTTGGATGGGCTGTGAACAGGGTACTGAAAGCAACAGAAGATGCCTATGACCTTGACAGCATCCAGGACATTGTGATATCCGAGGCGATCAGAATTGCAGATGAGGATGTGAAGGTCAACAAGGCGATCGGCAAGCACGGCCACAAGCTGCTTGAAGATGGTGACAGAGTGATGACACACTGCAATGCCGGCAGGATGGCATGTGTGGACTGGGGCACAGCACTTGGGGTGATCCGATCTGCAGTTGAAAAGGGAAAGGAGATAGAGGTCATTGCCTGCGAGACACGGCCTTTGAACCAGGGAAGCCGTATCACCACATGGGAACTTATGCAGGACAACATCCCGGTCACACTTATCACAGACTCCATGTCCGGTCATGTGATGAAGAACGGCATGGTTGACAAGATCATCGTGGGTGCCGACAGGATCACACAGGACGTTGTTTTCAACAAGATAGGGACTTACACACATTCAGTGCTTGCAAGGGAGCATGAGATCCCATTCTTTGTTGCCGCACCAGTCTCCACATTCGACCCGAACGGATGGGAAGAGACAGTCAAGATCGAAGAGAGGGATGCTGATGAACTTCGCTATATTGGCAGTGAACAGATAGCACCTGCGAACGTCAGGGTATACAATCCTGCATTTGATGCAACCCCAATGGAGAACATCACCGCGATAGTTACTGAAAAAGGGATATTTCAGCCACCATTCCTGCTGGATGAAGTAATAATGTAA
- a CDS encoding HD domain-containing protein, with protein sequence MTKPRVVHDPVHGTIILSELEQLLIDTPQFQRLRGIQQLGLVDVVFPGANHTRFEHSVGTMHTASLLGNYLELEDESVLKLRIAGLLHDVGHSAFSHAVESILKRDPEIRPKVNGKGLLTHEAFTKHIVSEVLPGMSVISRWVSDELGQDPYDFFSEISKIATGDISIEKPYLSQLMSGDIDADRIDFLLRDSYHTGVSLGLIDLDQIIQCLCIRGDNVVLGDPEAGSFGEELTLAAAESMLIARSHHYTAIVHHPLTQSVRVMLLNALESTLLKLRGQMGDEAVSEMVADFFTSYNDADLLNLISMNGDEAARKLLGDIRDGRIYVPVARFNQKTLSPETRMALSTIAHHGVATKMLEKGLEKELGDVLVDLSIATGIPKSAMVIAGGHENFFYDESALANGLVRAISRQISLTAFTHPDAAINSELASAHQKMRDLVDDLSPRLLNFIRGDQYLPVEGLILLLYATHKLFEVEKDGFISLPRIRNITWLYRNVALFREDSRLKYLFDYDFHTRYGFPYSNKVYEDIQLLVAMGIVDEDLRYFEKDGRFRQRYEYAFTDAGIQYAASIVDSYGREFGMITEHLTMNKHSIPRDIVTIPLARYQRDRKKRTSGANR encoded by the coding sequence ATGACAAAACCCAGGGTGGTCCATGACCCTGTTCACGGAACTATTATACTATCCGAACTTGAACAGCTTCTAATAGATACCCCACAGTTCCAGAGGCTTCGCGGCATACAGCAACTAGGTCTTGTAGATGTCGTATTTCCCGGTGCAAATCATACACGCTTTGAACACAGCGTTGGTACTATGCACACAGCATCTCTTTTAGGTAATTATCTTGAACTTGAGGATGAGTCTGTACTGAAACTAAGGATTGCAGGTCTTCTCCATGATGTTGGGCATTCTGCCTTTTCTCATGCGGTGGAAAGTATTCTCAAAAGAGACCCTGAGATAAGGCCGAAAGTGAACGGTAAAGGCTTACTTACACATGAGGCTTTCACAAAACACATTGTTTCAGAGGTTCTGCCTGGAATGTCTGTTATTTCCCGATGGGTAAGTGATGAGCTTGGTCAGGACCCGTATGACTTTTTTTCCGAGATATCAAAGATCGCCACTGGTGATATTTCCATTGAAAAACCGTACCTTTCACAATTGATGTCCGGTGATATCGATGCAGACCGGATCGACTTTTTGCTCAGGGATTCATATCACACAGGTGTATCTCTGGGGCTCATTGATCTCGACCAGATCATACAATGTCTTTGCATCAGGGGTGATAATGTGGTCCTTGGTGACCCTGAGGCCGGAAGTTTCGGTGAGGAACTGACACTTGCAGCAGCAGAATCCATGCTTATTGCCCGCTCCCATCACTACACTGCTATCGTACACCATCCCCTTACCCAGTCTGTGAGGGTTATGCTCCTGAATGCACTGGAAAGCACTTTATTAAAACTGAGGGGTCAAATGGGTGACGAAGCAGTGTCTGAAATGGTGGCAGACTTCTTTACAAGTTATAATGATGCTGACCTGCTCAACCTCATCAGCATGAATGGCGATGAGGCCGCAAGGAAGCTGTTGGGTGATATTCGTGATGGCAGGATATATGTTCCTGTGGCAAGGTTCAATCAGAAGACGCTCTCCCCCGAGACAAGGATGGCACTTTCAACTATCGCACATCACGGTGTGGCAACAAAGATGCTGGAGAAGGGGCTTGAGAAGGAACTGGGTGATGTGCTTGTGGACCTGAGCATTGCAACAGGTATTCCAAAGAGTGCCATGGTGATCGCAGGTGGTCATGAGAATTTCTTCTATGATGAATCTGCTCTTGCCAATGGTCTGGTGCGTGCTATATCCCGGCAAATATCCCTTACGGCTTTCACTCATCCGGATGCAGCAATAAATTCTGAACTGGCTTCTGCACACCAGAAGATGCGTGATCTTGTTGATGATCTTTCCCCGAGGCTGCTGAATTTTATAAGGGGTGACCAGTACCTTCCAGTTGAAGGTCTTATTCTTCTTCTTTATGCTACACACAAGCTTTTCGAGGTTGAAAAGGATGGTTTCATCTCACTTCCGCGTATCAGGAACATTACCTGGCTATATCGGAATGTGGCGCTTTTCAGGGAGGACAGCAGGTTAAAATACCTGTTCGACTATGATTTCCACACAAGATACGGTTTCCCTTACAGCAACAAGGTCTATGAGGACATTCAGCTGCTGGTCGCCATGGGTATCGTGGACGAAGATCTGCGCTATTTTGAGAAAGACGGACGTTTCAGGCAGCGTTATGAGTATGCGTTCACAGATGCAGGTATTCAGTATGCTGCTTCAATTGTGGATTCCTATGGCCGTGAGTTCGGGATGATAACCGAGCATCTTACAATGAACAAACATTCAATACCTCGTGATATTGTAACAATTCCTCTGGCAAGGTACCAAAGGGACAGGAAAAAAAGGACATCAGGTGCAAATAGATGA
- a CDS encoding tRNA (adenine-N1)-methyltransferase: MKLGEVVLLKTSHRGKTREFITSVSDDRFHTDFGMIEMSELLEKEAGDTVVSHMGQEFVIQLPRMPDFFRHAKRTGAPIMPKDIGMILGYTGINKNDVVLDAGTGSGILAMYLGSIAKRVLSFEIREDFVDVARENIRRAGLDNVEVRCGNIVDEVGGLDEKFNAVVLDTIDSASVVPHVPSILAPGGFLVTYSPFLEQTAQIRKAIDEADFFEVRTIECIERAMSFSDRGTRPSTSRVGHTGYITIARM; this comes from the coding sequence ATGAAGTTAGGTGAAGTAGTGCTGTTAAAGACCAGCCACAGAGGAAAGACCAGGGAATTCATTACATCAGTATCTGATGACAGGTTCCACACGGACTTTGGTATGATCGAGATGTCAGAGCTTCTGGAAAAAGAGGCCGGAGACACCGTGGTATCCCATATGGGTCAGGAGTTCGTTATTCAGTTGCCAAGGATGCCGGATTTCTTCAGGCATGCAAAGCGCACCGGCGCACCTATAATGCCCAAGGATATCGGTATGATACTGGGCTACACCGGCATCAACAAGAACGATGTTGTGCTTGATGCAGGGACCGGGTCAGGTATCCTTGCCATGTATCTGGGTTCTATTGCAAAGAGGGTCCTGAGCTTTGAGATACGGGAGGATTTCGTTGATGTGGCCCGTGAGAATATCCGTCGTGCAGGACTGGACAATGTGGAAGTTCGCTGTGGTAATATTGTTGATGAGGTGGGAGGCCTTGACGAGAAGTTCAATGCAGTGGTCCTTGATACCATTGATTCGGCAAGCGTTGTACCTCACGTTCCTTCGATACTGGCTCCGGGTGGTTTCCTTGTTACTTATTCCCCATTCCTTGAGCAGACCGCGCAGATAAGAAAAGCGATAGATGAAGCTGATTTCTTTGAGGTAAGGACAATTGAATGTATTGAGCGTGCCATGTCCTTTTCAGACCGCGGCACACGTCCTTCTACTTCAAGGGTCGGACATACCGGTTACATTACCATTGCCCGGATGTAA
- the radB gene encoding DNA repair and recombination protein RadB, with protein sequence MNKQLASGCQPIDELLGGGFEAGVVTQIFGEAGSGKTNICLQLAVECVKNGKKAIFIDTEGISADRFRQIAGENAKEIAQDIIIFEPHSFEEQYSAVRETEKISTENVGLIIVDSATAYYRFELDDEDSSIRTRRELSNQIGFLHSLARKRGLVVLITNQVYSDINTNTLKPIGGSGLEHISKTIVQLEKTGTGTRRAKLWKHRSRPEGSTCEFTITADGVR encoded by the coding sequence ATAAACAAACAGCTAGCATCAGGCTGCCAGCCCATAGATGAACTTCTGGGAGGCGGATTCGAAGCAGGAGTGGTTACCCAGATATTCGGAGAAGCGGGTAGTGGAAAAACTAACATATGCCTCCAGCTTGCTGTTGAATGTGTTAAGAACGGTAAGAAGGCTATCTTCATTGACACCGAAGGGATCTCTGCCGACAGGTTCAGGCAAATAGCCGGAGAGAATGCCAAAGAGATCGCACAGGACATAATCATCTTCGAACCCCATTCTTTTGAAGAGCAATATTCTGCAGTAAGGGAAACTGAAAAGATAAGCACCGAGAATGTCGGTCTTATAATAGTGGATTCTGCCACCGCATACTACCGGTTCGAACTGGACGATGAAGATTCAAGCATAAGGACAAGAAGGGAGCTCTCGAACCAGATCGGATTCCTTCACAGCCTTGCGCGCAAAAGGGGTCTTGTAGTCCTAATAACCAACCAGGTATACTCAGATATCAATACCAATACGCTCAAACCCATAGGCGGCAGTGGTCTTGAACACATTTCCAAGACGATCGTCCAGCTTGAAAAAACTGGCACCGGCACACGCCGCGCCAAGCTCTGGAAACATCGATCACGCCCCGAAGGATCCACCTGCGAATTCACAATAACCGCAGATGGTGTCAGGTAA
- a CDS encoding glutaredoxin domain-containing protein codes for MPGVIIYTTETCPKCVQLKKVLKANDVAFTEADMSTPESLTELRVNGVFTVTAPVLQIDDDFLTYEELFNSEGVNLDSLKDIL; via the coding sequence ATGCCTGGTGTTATTATCTATACAACGGAAACATGCCCGAAATGTGTGCAGCTGAAGAAGGTATTAAAAGCGAACGACGTGGCTTTCACTGAGGCGGACATGTCAACTCCTGAATCATTGACAGAGTTGCGGGTCAACGGAGTATTCACTGTCACAGCTCCGGTACTACAGATAGATGATGATTTTCTAACATATGAAGAGCTCTTTAACAGCGAAGGCGTGAATCTCGATTCACTAAAAGATATATTATGA